Proteins co-encoded in one Lagopus muta isolate bLagMut1 chromosome 25, bLagMut1 primary, whole genome shotgun sequence genomic window:
- the GPATCH8 gene encoding G patch domain-containing protein 8 isoform X2 has protein sequence MADRFSRFNEDRDFQGNHFDQYEEGHLEIEQASLDKPIESDNIGHRLLQKHGWKLGQGLGKSLQGRTDPIPIVVKYDVMGMGRMEMELDYAEDATERRRVLEVEKEDTEELRQKYKDYVDKEKAIAKALEDLRANFYCELCDKQYQKHQEFDNHINSYDHAHKQRLKDLKQREFARNVSSRSRKDERKQERALRRLHELAEQRRQPECAPGSGPMFRTTTVAVDEEGGDDDDAAANSGSFPQTSGLGGEMGADRGFLNVGHMGGSAGPGQAALQAAQAVSFGIKGAPGAPLQKIGVSFSFAKKTPVKLETIASVFKDHVDESSSADGAKADEKGSSDGGGLQKAGEGESTNSSDGKAEDDDHDKDSGSLATTLSKLKKMRREDGPTAVEPEYYHYIPPAHCKVKPNFQFLLFMKSTEQTEAENVNKKTANEVRKGNSPKPKPGKHVEKAAESTAPPKEQSAAESGAQQGEEEQKEGPGDVGAQESESLAESGLPEPSSAAQPAPSCRDAPEGPRPPPGPFIPVLSKDESTTLQWPSELLIFTKAEPSVSYSCNPLYFDFKLSRNKDAKGKAAEKPKDPGGLCRESIQSTEFGEVSRAKEADGSADGSGGAESGSVSQGKEGCLQGEGDESGRSGSGRGKAGKSHKHKKKKKHKKSSRHKRKHKEEPEEKSCKTDPGEEKPRKRRRRRHKKVKSSLSTESERALKAELCEERGHLQKKKRRSQESQRKSLSAEEGSSGKKEDSGASRPEHGAKKRRAACRRCPGPRRSRRSSGDEDDSDEGSGGARSQYSDDYGSGSERSQSRSASGRGRSSRRSYSSSSGASSDRSRYSRRRSYSDSYSDYSARSRCSKRSRDSEDDSDYGRSKRRKYSSSEDYSSSRSRSRSRSGRSRTRSRGRTRSSSCSRGRGKRRSRSVTGRSWKRSRSYSRGRSSRSRSQRSLSRKGSRGHESPEERRPGRRDFIRSKIYRSQSPHYFRAARGEGAAKREDGRGEEPRGSQSSGSGAGRASEGDCSPEERNSVTAKLLLEKVQSRKVEKKPCVADEMLAGAGKVGIKLKDPPQGYFGPKLPPSLGNKPVLPLIGKLPTVRKPSARRYEECGMERGEELSDSEGAEEAPLGGQPLLGDAAMGLQDAAPEERKREEEMPSAPLEAPALPECFGSGDLVLPHSFLAAPADGEALEPVDGGGQAVMPLVPDVEHFPGFVPQGGEPGMEGDRDGGEDASLAPLESQPITFTPEEMEKYSKLQQAAQQHIQQQLLAKQVKAFPASAALAPAAPALQPIHIPQPAAASATSITTVQHAILQHHAAAAAAAIGIHPHPHPQPLAQVHHIPQPHLTPISLSHLTHSIIPGHPATFLASHPIHIIPASAIHPGPFTFHPVPHALYPTLLAPRPAAAAAATALHLHPLLHPIFSGQDLQHPPSHGT, from the exons GATAATATCGGACACCGCTTACTGCAGAAGCATGGCTGGAAGCTGGGCCAGGGCTTGGGCAAGTCGCTGCAGG GGAGGACAGATCCCATCCCAATTGTCGTCAAGTACGATGTCATGGGCATGGGGCGCATGGAGATGGAG ctcGACTACGCCGAAGATGCCACTGAGCGGAGGCGTGTATTGGAGGTGGAGAAAGAAGATACCGAGGAGCTGAGGCAGAAATACAAG gATTATGTGGATAAGGAGAAGGCGATTGCCAAGGCTTTGGAAGACCTCAGAGCCAACTTCTACTGCGAGCTCTGCGACAAGCAGTACCAGAAGCACCAGGAGTTTGACAACCACATCAACTCCTACGACCACGCTCACAAGCAG AGGTTGAAAGATCTCAAGCAAAGGGAGTTTGCTCGTAACGTCTCCTCAAGATCGCGGAAGGATGAAAGGAAGCAGGAGCGGGCCCTGCGGCGCCTGCACGAGCTGGCCGAGCAGCGGAGGCAGCCGGAGTG CGCTCCGGGAAGCGGCCCCATGTTCAGAACCACGACTGTGGCTGTGGACGAGGAAGGGGGGGACGACGACGACGCTGCGGCCAACAGCGGCTCGTTCCCCCAGACGTCGGGCCTGGGCGGGGAGATGGGCGCAGACAGGGGTTTCCTAAACGTGGGGCACATGGGGGgcagcgccgggccgggccaggcagccctgcaggcagcacaggctGTCAGCTTTGGCATTAAGGGCGCGCCGGGAGCCCCGCTGCAGAAGATCGGCGTGTCGTTCTCCTTTGCCAAGAAGACTCCGGTGAAGCTGGAGACCATCGCTTCGGTTTTCAAGGACCACGTGGACGAATCGAGTTCTGCAGATGGGGCGAAAGCTGATGAGAAAGGCTCCTCGGATGGAGGGGGCCTGCAGAAAGCCGGAGAGGGTGAAAGCACAAACAGTTCTGACGGCAAGGCGGAGGACGACGACCACGACAAGGACAGCGGCTCCCTGGCCACCACGCTGTCTAAACTGAAAAAGATGAGGCGGGAGGACGGACCGACGGCGGTGGAGCCGGAGTACTACCATTACATCCCCCCGGCCCACTGCAAAGTGAAGCCCAACTTCCAGTTCCTGCTTTTCATGAAGTCCACAGAACAAACGGAAGCTGAAAACGTGAACAAAAAAACGGCAAACGAAGTCAGAAAGGGAAATTCCCCTAAACCCAAACCCGGCAAGCACGTGGAGAAGGCAGCCGAGAGCACGGCCCCGCCGAAGGAGCAGAGTGCTGCCGAAAGCGGCGCTCAGCAGGGCgaggaggagcagaaggaaggcCCAGGAGACGTCGGCGCGCAGGAGAGCGAGAGCCTGGCAGAGAGCGGCCTGCCTGAGCCCAGCAGCGCTGCACAGCCTGCCCCCAGCTGTAGGGACGCCCCAGAGGGGCCCAGGCCGCCGCCGGGGCCCTTCATCCCGGTCCTGAGTAAGGATGAGAGCACCACTCTGCAGTGGCCTTCGGAGCTCCTCATCTTTACCAAAGCGGAGCCGTCCGTCTCCTACAGCTGCAATCCTCTGTACTTCGACTTCAAGCTCTCCCGCAACAAAGACGCAAAAGGGAAAGCGGCCGAGAAGCCCAAGGATCCGGGCgggctgtgcagggagagcaTCCAGAGCACCGAGTTTGGAGAGGTGAGCAGAGCCAAGGAGGCGGACGGCAGCGCCGACGGCTCTGGGGGGGCGGAGAGCGGGTCGGTGTCCCAGGGCAaggagggctgcctgcagggcgAGGGCGACGAGAGCGGGAGGAGCGGAAGCGGCCGGGGGAAGGCTGGCAAATCCCAcaagcacaagaagaaaaagaagcacaaaaagTCCAGCAGGCACAAACGCAAACACAAGGAGGAGCCCGAGGAAAAGAGCTGCAAAACGGACCCGGGTGAGGAGAAACCCAGGAAACGGAGACGGCGCCGGCACAAGAAGGTGAAATCCTCTCTTTCCACCGAGTCGGAGCGGGCGCTGAAGGCGGAGCTGTGCGAGGAGCGCGGCCACTTGCAGAAGAAGAAGCGCCGCTCGCAGGAGTCGCAGAGGAAATCTCTGTCGGCGGAGGAGGGCAGCAGCGGGAAGAAGGAGGACAGCGGCGCCTCGCGCCCCGAGCACGGCGCCAAGAAGCGCAGGGCTGCATGCCGCCGGTGCCCGGGGCCGCGCCGCAGCCGGCGGAGCAGCGGGGACGAGGACGACAGCGACGAGGGCTCTGGCGGCGCGCGCTCGCAGTACAGCGACGACTACGGGTCGGGCAGCGAGCGCTCGCAGAGCCGCTCGGCGTCGGGGCGCGGGCGCTCGTCGCGGCGCTCCTACTCCAGCAGCTCCGGCGCTTCGTCCGACCGCAGCCGCTACAGCCGCCGCCGCAGCTACTCCGACAGCTACAGCGACTACAGCGCGCGGTCGCGGTGCTCCAAGCGCTCGCGGGACTCGGAGGACGACTCCGACTACGGCAGGTCGAAGCGGCGTAAGTACTCGTCCTCTGAAGACTACAGCTCGAGCCGGAGCAGGTCGAGGAGCCGCAGCGGGAGGTCGAGGACGCGCAGCCGGGGCCGGACgcggagcagcagctgcagccgcGGTCGCGGCAAGAGGAGGAGCCGCAGCGTGACGGGGCGCAGCTGGAAGCGCAGCCGCAGCTACAGCCGGGGGCGCAGCAGCAGGAGCCGCTCGCAGCGCTCGCTGTCCAGGAAAGGCTCCCGCGGCCACGAGAGCCCCGAGGAGAGGAGGCCGGGGAGGAGGGACTTCATCAGGTCCAAGATCTACCGCTCGCAGTCGCCGCACTACTTCCGAGCGGCGCGAGGCGAGGGGGCCGCGAAGAGAGAGGACGGCAGAGGGGAGGAGCCCCGGGGCTCCCAGAGCAGCGGCTCGGGCGCCGGCCGCGCCTCGGAGGGCGACTGCAGCCCCGAAGAGCGGAACTCCGTCACCGCCAAGCTGCTCCTGGAGAAGGTCCAGTCCCGGAAGGTGGAGAAGAAGCCCTGCGTCGCCGATGAGATGCTGGCGGGGGCCGGCAAGGTGGGCATCAAGCTCAAAGACCCCCCGCAGGGCTACTTCGGCCCCAAGCTCCCTCCCTCTCTGGGCAACAAACCCGTGCTGCCCTTGATCGGGAAACTGCCGACCGTGCGGAAGCCCAGCGCCAGGCGGTACGAGGAGTGCGGGATGGAGAGGGGCGAGGAGCTGTCGGATTCCGAGGGGGCGGAGGAGGCGCCGCTGGGCGGGCAGCCGCTGCTGGGGGACGCGGCGATGGGGCTGCAGGACGCGGCTCCGGAGGAGCGGAAGCGCGAGGAGGAGATGCCCTCCGCTCCCCTGGAAGCGCCGGCGCTGCCCGAGTGCTTCGGCTCCGGGGACCTGGTGCTGCCCCACTCCTTCCTCGCGGCCCCGGCTGACGGTGAGGCGCTGGAGCCCGTGGACGGGGGCGGCCAGGCCGTGATGCCGCTGGTCCCCGACGTGGAGCACTTCCCCGGCTTCGTGCCGCAGGGCGGCGAGCCCGGCATGGAGGGGGACCGCGACGGGGGGGAGGACGCCTCGCTCGCGCCGCTGGAGAGCCAGCCCATCACCTTCACACCCGAGGAGATGGAGAAGTACAGCAAGCTGCAGCAGGCGGCCCAGCAGcacatccagcagcagctcctggccaaGCAGGTCAAGGCTTTCCCCGCCTCGGCCGCGCTGGCCCCCGCGGCGCCCGCCCTGCAGCCCATCCACATCCCGCAGCCGGCGGCCGCCTCGGCCACGTCCATCACCACGGTGCAGCACGCCATCCTGCAGCACCacgccgccgctgccgccgccgccatcGGCATCCACCCGCACCCCCACCCGCAGCCCCTGGCCCAGGTGCACCACATCCCGCAGCCCCACCTGACGCCCATCTCCCTGTCCCACCTCACCCACTCCATCATCCCGGGACACCCCGCCACCTTCCTCGCCAGCCACCCCATTCACATCATTCCGGCCTCGGCCATCCACCCGGGCCCCTTCACCTTCCACCCGGTGCCCCACGCTCTCTACCCGACGCTCCTCGCCCCGcgtcccgccgccgccgccgccgccacggCGCTGCACCTCCACCCTTTGCTGCACCCCATCTTCTCAGGGCAGGACTTGCAGCACCCCCCGAGCCACGGCACCTGA